GCCCATCAGCATTGCCTCACATTCCGAATTAATGCGCGTTATTGCCGACGAGTTTCGCCAGGCGGTTGACCGGACGCCGCTCAACCTGCCCGAGGTGCCAATTGTGGCTAACATCACCGCAACGCCGCTTAGCTCTCTGGAAGCCATTCGCCAGGAGATGGAGGGGCAACTGACTTCGTCCGTGCGCTGGACCGACTCGGTGCGCTGGATAGCGGCCCAGAATGTCAGCGATTTTGTAGAAATTGGCCCCAAAAATGTGTTAACCGGCCTGGTTCGGCGGATTGAGCCAAAGGCCAATACTTACAATGTTGGTACGCCGGAAGAAATTGAGGCATTTGTTTCGGCTCAAGAAACCAGAAATTAGAAATTGCCGGTTGGTCGCCACTGATGCCGGGTTTCTCATTCCCATTTGTCCGGGTTAGGGGCTGCCAATAGGACTATTGTCCTATATAAAGACTCGGTAACTATTGACATAATAATCCTATGCAGGAGGGATACTTTTAACCGGATGACAACAACAAAAAGATTTCAAAACAAAGTAGCCATCGTGACCGGCGGCGCTAATGGCATTGGCCAGGCTGCCGTTTCGGCTTTTGCCCGGGAAGGGGCCAGGGTGGTTATTGTTGATTTGGCCGCCAGGGGCGAAGAGGTTGCGGCCAAGATAAAACAAGACGGCGGCGAGGCCCTTTTTGTGCAAACAAATGTGTCAAACGCCGACGAAGTGCAGGCTATGGTCAAAACCGTCATTGACACTCACGGCCAAATTGATATACTTGTAAATAACGCCGGAATTACGCGCGATAACCTGATCATGACGATGAAGGAAGATGATTGGGACCTGGTGTTAAAAGTTAATCTTTATAGCGTGTACCACTGTTCCAAAGCCGTAATCCGGCCTATGATGAAAAAACGGTACGGTCGGATCATCAACATGGCCTCGGTAGTGGGGTTGGCGGGGCAGGTGGGCCAAACCAATTATGCCGCTTCCAAGGCCGGTATCATTGGTTTGACCAAATCTTTGGCCAAAGAAGTTGGCTCACGGAATATCACGGTCAATGCCATAGCGCCTGGTTTTATCAAAACCCAACTGACGGATGTTTTGCCGCCAGAGATGGTCCAGGCTTCCATTGACAACACGCCCTTGGGGCGATTGGGCGAAGTGGAAGATGTGGCCAACGCCATTTTGTTTTTTGCCTCTGGTGAGGCCGCTTTTATTACCGGGCAGGTGTTAGCCGTTGACGGCGGCCTGGTAATGCAGTAAATTTTTGACACCACCCGGGGAGAAGGCGGAGGGGTAAAAAATTTCTGTTTAACCGGCGCAAAAGCGCAAAAATTTTAAAAATTTCCTTGCATTAAAAAAATTCCGCCAACGGCAAGTTGTTGGCGGCCCGCGACTTGAGATCGCAATGAACATTCACATCATGATACTGAATATTCAGGCAAGTCTATTGTAGCCGGGAGGTAGCCAATGAAAGCTCGACGACGCGCGCGCGCAGTAGTATTACAAACCCTTTATGAGCTTGACTTCACGGACCACAATCCTCAAACTGCCCTGCAAGCCAGGT
This portion of the Anaerolineae bacterium genome encodes:
- the fabG gene encoding 3-oxoacyl-[acyl-carrier-protein] reductase, producing MTTTKRFQNKVAIVTGGANGIGQAAVSAFAREGARVVIVDLAARGEEVAAKIKQDGGEALFVQTNVSNADEVQAMVKTVIDTHGQIDILVNNAGITRDNLIMTMKEDDWDLVLKVNLYSVYHCSKAVIRPMMKKRYGRIINMASVVGLAGQVGQTNYAASKAGIIGLTKSLAKEVGSRNITVNAIAPGFIKTQLTDVLPPEMVQASIDNTPLGRLGEVEDVANAILFFASGEAAFITGQVLAVDGGLVMQ